In one Winogradskyella sp. MH6 genomic region, the following are encoded:
- a CDS encoding PfkB family carbohydrate kinase produces MGKLVIVGTVAFDAIETPFGKTDKILGGAGTFIGLAASNFNVDSAVVSVVGGDFPQEYLDLMSNKNIDVSGIEIVKDGKTFFWSGKYHNDMNSRDTLATELNVLADFEPVVPDNYKDAEVVMLGNLHPLTQMSVLNQMTTKPKMVILDTMNFWMDCALEDLHNTIKHIDVITINDEEARQLTGEYSLVIAARKIHEMGPKYVVIKKGEHGALLFHNDSVFFAPALPLEEVFDPTGAGDTFAGGFAGYLAKTGDYSFENLKTAVIYGSTLASFCVEKFGTERMENLKTEEVHKRLDQFKSLTQFDIELT; encoded by the coding sequence ATGGGTAAATTAGTAATTGTTGGTACTGTAGCCTTTGATGCCATTGAAACACCTTTTGGTAAAACTGACAAAATTCTTGGTGGTGCTGGCACTTTTATTGGCTTAGCTGCTTCTAATTTTAATGTAGATTCTGCTGTAGTTTCAGTGGTTGGTGGAGATTTTCCGCAAGAATATTTAGACCTTATGTCTAATAAAAATATTGACGTGTCTGGTATAGAAATCGTAAAAGATGGCAAAACCTTCTTTTGGAGTGGTAAATACCATAACGACATGAATTCTAGAGACACCTTAGCAACAGAACTTAATGTTTTAGCAGATTTTGAGCCTGTTGTCCCAGACAATTACAAAGATGCTGAAGTCGTAATGTTAGGAAACTTGCACCCATTAACGCAAATGAGTGTGTTAAATCAAATGACAACCAAACCAAAAATGGTAATTTTAGATACCATGAATTTTTGGATGGATTGTGCATTAGAAGATTTACACAACACCATAAAACATATAGACGTCATTACCATTAATGATGAAGAGGCAAGACAATTAACTGGCGAATATTCATTGGTTATTGCCGCAAGGAAGATTCATGAAATGGGACCAAAGTATGTAGTTATTAAGAAAGGGGAGCACGGAGCATTATTATTTCATAATGACAGTGTGTTCTTTGCACCAGCATTACCATTAGAAGAGGTCTTTGACCCAACTGGTGCTGGTGATACATTTGCTGGAGGTTTTGCTGGTTATTTAGCAAAAACAGGCGATTACTCTTTTGAAAATTTAAAAACAGCCGTAATATACGGTTCTACATTAGCATCGTTTTGTGTTGAGAAATTTGGCACAGAGCGCATGGAGAATTTGAAAACGGAAGAAGTGCATAAACGCTTAGACCAATTTAAGAGTCTAACACAATTTGATATAGAATTAACTTAA
- a CDS encoding ribonuclease H1 domain-containing protein — protein MAKKKKKYYTVWKGHKTGVFESWDDCKAQIKDFKGAQYKSFSTFEAAKKAYKDGSKDYIGKSKSFKSELSDEQLKKIGQPNYNSISVDAASSGNPGKMEYRGVDTKTKKQLFIQGPFEEGTNNIGEFLAIVHGLAFLKQHNSDRIIYTDSKTAMSWVRKKMCNSKLERNAKNKPVFDLVDRAVKWLKENNYTTTIVKWETKAWGEIPADFGRK, from the coding sequence ATGGCTAAAAAGAAAAAGAAATACTACACCGTTTGGAAAGGCCACAAAACCGGAGTCTTTGAGTCTTGGGATGACTGTAAAGCTCAAATCAAAGATTTCAAAGGTGCTCAGTATAAATCGTTTTCAACTTTTGAAGCTGCAAAAAAAGCATACAAAGATGGCTCAAAAGATTACATTGGTAAATCAAAAAGTTTTAAAAGCGAACTATCTGACGAACAACTCAAAAAAATAGGACAACCCAATTATAATTCAATTTCAGTAGATGCTGCATCTTCTGGTAATCCAGGCAAAATGGAATATCGCGGTGTAGATACCAAAACAAAAAAACAACTCTTTATACAAGGTCCTTTTGAAGAAGGCACCAACAATATTGGCGAATTTTTAGCTATCGTTCACGGATTAGCATTTTTAAAACAGCATAATAGCGACCGAATCATTTATACCGACTCTAAAACCGCAATGAGTTGGGTACGAAAAAAAATGTGCAATTCTAAATTAGAACGCAACGCTAAAAACAAACCTGTTTTTGATTTGGTAGACAGAGCTGTAAAATGGCTGAAAGAAAACAACTACACTACTACCATCGTTAAATGGGAGACCAAAGCTTGGGGAGAAATTCCTGCAGATTTTGGAAGAAAATAA
- the purN gene encoding phosphoribosylglycinamide formyltransferase, with amino-acid sequence MKRIVIFASGSGSNAENLIKFFQNSDNASVIQVLTNNPHAKVIDRCKRLNVSALSFNRIAFSKSEDVLNILRSSKPDLIVLAGFLWKFPEFILKEFENKVINIHPALLPKYGGKGMYGMHVHNAVVENKETETGITIHYVNENYDEGAIIFQAKCEVKALDTADDVAAKIHELEMEHFPRVVEKLLNG; translated from the coding sequence ATGAAGCGTATTGTAATTTTTGCGTCCGGTAGTGGATCTAATGCTGAAAATTTAATTAAGTTTTTTCAAAACAGCGATAATGCGTCTGTTATTCAAGTACTGACTAACAATCCTCATGCCAAAGTTATAGATCGTTGTAAAAGACTAAATGTTAGCGCTTTGTCATTTAACAGAATAGCATTCAGTAAGTCTGAAGATGTTTTAAATATTTTAAGATCTTCAAAACCAGATTTAATTGTGCTTGCAGGTTTTCTCTGGAAATTTCCTGAATTTATTCTCAAGGAGTTTGAAAACAAAGTCATAAATATTCATCCTGCTTTGCTGCCAAAATATGGTGGAAAAGGCATGTATGGTATGCACGTACACAATGCAGTTGTAGAAAATAAAGAAACTGAAACTGGCATAACGATTCATTATGTAAATGAAAATTATGACGAAGGAGCAATTATTTTTCAAGCAAAATGTGAAGTAAAAGCGTTAGATACAGCTGATGATGTTGCTGCTAAAATCCATGAATTGGAAATGGAGCATTTTCCGAGAGTTGTTGAAAAGTTATTAAATGGCTAA
- a CDS encoding acyl carrier protein: MSDIASRVKAIIVDKLGVDENEVVTEASFTNDLGADSLDTVELIMEFEKEFDIQIPDDQAENIATVGQAISYIEEAK, from the coding sequence ATGTCAGACATTGCATCAAGAGTAAAAGCGATTATCGTAGACAAATTAGGTGTTGATGAAAACGAAGTTGTAACTGAAGCAAGCTTCACTAACGACTTAGGTGCAGATTCATTAGATACTGTAGAATTAATCATGGAATTTGAAAAAGAATTTGATATTCAAATCCCAGACGATCAAGCTGAAAACATTGCAACAGTTGGTCAAGCTATCTCTTATATAGAAGAAGCAAAATAA
- the fabF gene encoding beta-ketoacyl-ACP synthase II codes for MELKRVVVTGLGALTPIGNTKDEYWNGLVNGKSGAAPITHFDAEKFKTQFACEIKNFEVTDFIDRKLARQMDKFSQYAMVASDEAIADSKLDLDAINKYRVGVIWGAGIGGLETFQEEVLNYAAGDGTPRFSPRFIPKMIADIAPGNISIKYGFMGPNYTTVSACASSANSMIDALNTIRLGHCDVVITGGSEAAVTIAGMGGFNAMHAMSTRNDSPETASRPFDANRDGFVLGEGAGSIVLEEYEHAKARGAKIYAEVVGGGLSSDAYHMTAPHPDGIGVVAVMKNCLENAGLKPEDVDHINTHGTSTPLGDVAELKAISEVFGDHAKKININSTKSMTGHLLGAAGAIEAIASILALEYGIIPPTINHETADENIDPELNLTLNKAQKRDIKIAMSNTFGFGGHNACVLFKKLD; via the coding sequence ATGGAATTAAAGCGAGTAGTAGTTACTGGTCTAGGTGCACTTACACCTATTGGCAATACCAAAGATGAATATTGGAATGGTCTTGTTAATGGAAAAAGCGGTGCTGCCCCAATCACGCATTTTGATGCTGAGAAGTTCAAGACGCAATTCGCTTGTGAAATAAAAAACTTTGAAGTTACTGACTTTATTGACAGAAAGTTAGCGCGTCAAATGGATAAATTTTCGCAATATGCAATGGTAGCTTCGGATGAGGCAATCGCAGATTCGAAATTAGATCTAGACGCAATTAACAAATACAGAGTAGGAGTAATTTGGGGAGCTGGTATTGGTGGTTTAGAAACATTTCAAGAAGAAGTGCTTAACTATGCTGCTGGTGACGGTACACCTCGTTTTAGTCCTCGTTTCATTCCAAAAATGATAGCAGATATAGCACCAGGAAACATATCTATTAAATATGGTTTCATGGGTCCTAACTACACAACAGTATCAGCTTGTGCATCTTCTGCCAATTCAATGATTGATGCTCTAAACACTATACGTTTAGGCCATTGTGATGTTGTAATTACTGGTGGAAGTGAAGCAGCGGTAACTATTGCTGGTATGGGAGGATTTAACGCTATGCATGCTATGAGTACCAGAAACGATAGTCCTGAAACTGCCTCAAGACCTTTCGATGCAAATCGAGATGGTTTTGTATTAGGTGAAGGAGCAGGTTCTATTGTTTTAGAAGAGTATGAGCACGCTAAAGCAAGAGGAGCTAAAATCTACGCAGAAGTTGTAGGTGGAGGTTTGTCTTCAGATGCATATCATATGACAGCACCACATCCTGATGGTATTGGAGTTGTTGCGGTAATGAAAAACTGTTTAGAAAATGCTGGTTTAAAACCCGAAGATGTAGATCATATTAATACACACGGAACATCAACTCCATTAGGAGACGTTGCCGAATTAAAAGCTATATCAGAAGTGTTTGGAGACCATGCAAAGAAGATTAATATTAATTCTACTAAGTCTATGACTGGTCACTTGTTGGGTGCTGCAGGTGCTATTGAGGCTATTGCGTCTATTTTAGCATTAGAGTACGGTATTATACCACCAACAATTAACCATGAAACAGCAGACGAAAATATAGATCCAGAATTAAATTTAACGCTCAATAAAGCTCAGAAACGAGATATTAAAATAGCAATGAGTAATACATTTGGATTTGGCGGTCACAACGCTTGTGTATTATTTAAAAAATTAGACTAA
- the rnc gene encoding ribonuclease III — protein sequence MSFIRNILKNSRSFDDGNFFLKLKEILGFKPRSQNLYIKAFTHRSMNIKDKKGNPINYERLEFVGDAMISSVIAAYLYEQVPHGDEGYLTKMRSKVVSREHLNELGKELNLIGLVQSRIPKSNFGNNIHGNLFEALVGAIYLDRGYKACEKFLYKRIINPHVDIETLEGKVISYKSLLIEWCQKEKNTFDYEVYEDTGNDELKHFSVRLSINDKVVSKARATSKKKAEEKASKRAFFAFQKQITKLI from the coding sequence ATGAGTTTCATTCGTAACATATTAAAAAATTCCCGTTCATTCGATGACGGGAATTTTTTTTTAAAACTCAAAGAGATTCTTGGATTCAAGCCAAGATCGCAAAATTTATACATTAAGGCTTTTACGCATCGTTCGATGAACATTAAGGATAAAAAAGGAAATCCTATTAACTACGAACGACTAGAATTTGTTGGAGATGCTATGATAAGTTCAGTTATTGCGGCTTATCTCTATGAACAAGTTCCTCACGGAGATGAAGGTTATCTTACCAAAATGCGCTCAAAAGTAGTGAGTAGAGAGCATCTTAATGAATTGGGTAAGGAGCTAAATCTCATAGGTTTAGTGCAGAGTAGAATACCAAAATCTAATTTTGGAAATAATATTCACGGTAATCTTTTTGAAGCTTTAGTTGGTGCTATTTATTTAGATAGAGGCTACAAAGCATGCGAAAAGTTTTTATATAAGCGGATTATAAATCCGCATGTAGATATTGAAACCTTAGAAGGCAAAGTTATTAGCTATAAAAGTTTATTGATAGAGTGGTGCCAAAAAGAGAAAAACACTTTTGATTATGAAGTGTATGAAGATACAGGTAATGATGAGTTAAAACATTTCTCGGTAAGACTAAGTATTAACGATAAAGTCGTTTCTAAAGCCAGAGCAACTTCTAAGAAAAAGGCAGAAGAAAAGGCATCAAAGCGTGCTTTTTTTGCCTTCCAAAAGCAAATTACAAAGCTTATATAA
- a CDS encoding IPExxxVDY family protein: MALHKLMVDDFYDDTYKLIAIHCGLEDYRLAYLLNQSLDLRLQRKTEDLDMEYLKSSYSIFEWDNASQYVTWNLVSNVCKKEEDSLYSTGLFQTNEKVIKTFNLVPEYKKVDYFIKISDEIQNVNEKLILNKLQNIPQIITSYSVNPSELKSKDHLIF, from the coding sequence ATGGCGTTGCATAAACTTATGGTTGATGATTTTTATGACGATACCTACAAACTCATTGCTATACATTGTGGGTTAGAAGACTATCGTTTAGCCTATCTGCTTAACCAAAGTTTAGACCTTAGACTACAACGAAAAACGGAAGATTTAGATATGGAATATTTAAAATCTTCTTACAGTATTTTTGAGTGGGATAATGCTTCCCAATACGTTACTTGGAACTTAGTGTCTAATGTTTGTAAAAAAGAAGAAGATAGTTTGTACAGTACAGGTTTATTTCAAACTAACGAAAAAGTAATTAAAACATTCAATCTTGTTCCAGAGTATAAAAAAGTAGATTATTTTATAAAGATTTCTGATGAAATACAGAATGTCAACGAAAAACTTATATTAAATAAGCTTCAAAATATACCACAGATTATAACTAGCTATTCGGTTAATCCGTCTGAACTAAAATCTAAAGATCATTTAATTTTTTGA
- the pyk gene encoding pyruvate kinase — translation MPNKKTKIVATLGPATSNKETLKAMLEEGANVFRINFSHANYDDVKERINMIRELNEEFGFNAAILADLQGPKLRVGTMKGEVIVDEGDEIIFATGKRFEGTKERVYMTYEKFPQDAKPGERILLDDGKLIFEVVSTDGKKEVKAKVIQGGPLKSKKGVNLPNTNISQPALTEKDIEDAIFAIGQEVDWIALSFVRHAEDLMELEELIKEHGNYKIPIIAKIEKPEAVENIDKIVAYCDGLMVARGDLGVEIPAEEVPLIQKQLVLRAKRARIPVIIATQMMETMITSLTPTRAEVNDVANSVMDGADAVMLSGETSVGQYPVQVIRQMANIIRSVEDSPLIEVPQSPPHIRTKRYITKSICYHAANMANEINAKAISTLTNSGYTAFQISAWRPQAHILVFTSNKRILSQLSLLWGVKAFYYDRFVSTDETIEDVNAIACKKGYLEVGDMLISLAAMPIKDRGMVNTLRVTEIESCSF, via the coding sequence ATGCCAAATAAAAAAACCAAAATAGTAGCCACATTAGGCCCAGCAACGAGTAATAAGGAAACCTTAAAAGCAATGCTAGAAGAGGGAGCTAATGTGTTTAGAATTAACTTCTCTCATGCTAATTACGATGACGTAAAAGAGCGCATAAACATGATTCGCGAACTCAATGAAGAGTTTGGGTTCAATGCTGCAATATTAGCAGATTTACAAGGTCCTAAGCTTAGAGTAGGTACTATGAAGGGTGAAGTTATTGTAGATGAAGGAGACGAAATAATTTTTGCCACAGGAAAACGATTTGAAGGTACTAAAGAGCGTGTCTACATGACTTATGAAAAGTTTCCTCAAGACGCAAAACCAGGTGAACGTATTTTATTAGATGACGGAAAATTGATTTTTGAAGTTGTTTCTACTGATGGGAAAAAAGAAGTAAAAGCTAAGGTTATCCAAGGAGGTCCTTTAAAATCTAAAAAAGGAGTGAATCTTCCTAATACCAATATTTCTCAACCAGCTTTAACCGAAAAAGATATCGAAGATGCCATTTTTGCTATTGGTCAGGAAGTAGATTGGATTGCATTGTCCTTTGTGCGTCATGCCGAAGATTTAATGGAATTAGAAGAGCTTATTAAAGAACACGGAAATTATAAAATTCCTATTATAGCCAAGATTGAAAAGCCAGAAGCTGTTGAAAATATCGACAAGATTGTTGCCTATTGTGATGGCTTAATGGTAGCTCGTGGTGATTTGGGAGTAGAAATCCCAGCGGAGGAAGTACCTTTAATACAAAAGCAACTAGTATTAAGAGCCAAGCGTGCCAGAATTCCGGTAATTATTGCAACGCAAATGATGGAAACTATGATTACTAGTTTAACACCAACACGTGCTGAGGTAAATGATGTTGCCAACTCTGTAATGGATGGTGCTGATGCTGTAATGCTTTCAGGAGAGACGTCTGTTGGTCAGTATCCTGTACAGGTTATTCGTCAGATGGCAAATATTATTAGAAGTGTAGAGGATTCTCCTTTAATTGAAGTGCCCCAATCACCTCCTCATATTCGTACTAAGCGTTATATCACAAAGTCTATTTGTTATCATGCTGCCAACATGGCGAATGAGATTAATGCAAAAGCCATTTCGACACTTACAAATAGTGGGTATACAGCATTTCAAATTTCAGCATGGAGACCACAAGCACATATTTTAGTATTTACATCTAACAAGCGTATTTTATCTCAATTGAGTTTACTTTGGGGTGTAAAAGCTTTCTACTATGATAGATTTGTAAGTACTGACGAAACCATAGAAGACGTTAACGCTATTGCATGTAAAAAAGGATATCTAGAAGTCGGAGATATGTTAATTAGTTTAGCAGCAATGCCAATTAAAGATAGAGGTATGGTAAATACGTTACGTGTCACCGAGATTGAAAGCTGTAGTTTTTAA
- a CDS encoding DUF3570 domain-containing protein encodes MRLKKFVIILALFGFLKLSAQTSQDSTSVYKKRVLETTEIDFLSSYYTQDGDNAAVSGGTGTEELTDVTATFVVSIPLNEDDILTIDAGVSAYTSASSSNINPFDDGTASPFQASSGASSGDVWSNLTASYSHSSDDRNDIWSAKLSVSTEYDYFSLGFGGSYTKLFNEKNTEFSISANVYLDTWNAIYPIELRPFGENGSGINNSLFTQNTITGNQNYSPLFTEFKDESRNSYSVGFGLSQILHKNVQGSLSVDLVKQDGLLSTPFQRVYFSDIADSFIEDFQLADAIEQLPDSRFKVAIGGRLNWYLSESFTVRTFYRYYFDDWGINSHTASIEIPFKISDKFTLYPSYRFYNQTAADYFYPYETALSSYEFYTSDYDLSKYSSNQFGFGISYTDIFTKAHIWKFGLKSVDLKYYKYDRNTTFSSSIITAGLKFIMD; translated from the coding sequence ATAAGATTGAAAAAGTTCGTAATTATATTAGCCCTTTTTGGTTTTTTAAAACTAAGCGCGCAAACGAGTCAAGACTCAACAAGTGTTTATAAAAAAAGAGTCTTGGAAACAACAGAGATCGATTTTTTATCGAGTTATTATACCCAAGATGGTGATAATGCTGCTGTAAGTGGCGGAACTGGTACTGAGGAGTTAACAGACGTTACAGCTACATTTGTTGTTTCTATTCCTCTAAATGAGGATGATATATTAACTATTGATGCTGGTGTTTCTGCTTATACTTCTGCTTCTTCAAGTAATATTAATCCTTTTGATGATGGCACTGCTAGTCCATTTCAAGCATCTTCTGGTGCTTCTAGTGGTGATGTGTGGTCTAATCTTACTGCAAGTTATAGCCACAGTTCTGATGACAGGAATGATATATGGTCTGCTAAATTATCGGTATCTACTGAATATGATTACTTTTCTTTGGGTTTTGGAGGTAGTTATACTAAACTTTTTAATGAAAAGAATACTGAATTTAGTATTAGTGCCAATGTATATTTAGATACTTGGAATGCTATATATCCCATAGAATTAAGGCCCTTTGGTGAAAATGGCAGTGGGATAAATAATTCATTATTCACACAGAATACCATTACAGGAAACCAAAATTACAGCCCTTTATTTACAGAATTTAAGGATGAAAGTAGAAATTCTTATTCTGTTGGTTTTGGACTTTCTCAAATACTACATAAAAACGTACAGGGATCATTATCTGTAGATTTAGTAAAGCAAGATGGCCTATTGTCTACTCCTTTTCAGCGTGTGTATTTTTCTGACATTGCCGATTCTTTTATTGAAGATTTTCAGCTTGCGGACGCGATTGAACAACTACCAGACTCAAGATTTAAAGTGGCAATTGGAGGTCGATTGAATTGGTATCTAAGCGAATCCTTTACTGTAAGAACTTTTTATCGTTATTATTTTGATGATTGGGGCATTAATTCGCACACAGCTAGTATTGAAATACCTTTTAAAATATCTGATAAATTTACATTATATCCATCTTATAGATTTTATAATCAAACTGCGGCAGACTATTTTTATCCTTATGAAACGGCTTTGTCTAGCTACGAATTTTATACGTCAGATTATGATTTGTCTAAATATTCATCCAACCAGTTTGGCTTTGGTATTTCCTATACAGACATATTTACAAAAGCTCATATATGGAAATTTGGATTAAAAAGCGTTGATTTAAAGTATTACAAATACGATAGAAATACCACATTTAGCTCTAGTATCATTACAGCAGGACTTAAGTTTATAATGGATTAA
- a CDS encoding DUF4266 domain-containing protein — protein sequence MIKQIIILAIFSCSLSSCVVVKEYEKVNINDPDMVLADKKCDRNVSTMHSYREAATGANGGKTGGGCGCN from the coding sequence ATGATTAAACAAATAATAATACTCGCTATATTTTCATGCTCATTGAGCAGCTGTGTGGTTGTAAAAGAATATGAAAAAGTAAATATTAATGACCCAGACATGGTATTAGCAGACAAAAAATGTGATAGAAATGTAAGCACAATGCATTCTTACAGGGAAGCTGCTACTGGAGCAAACGGAGGAAAAACAGGTGGTGGCTGTGGTTGTAATTAA
- a CDS encoding FAD:protein FMN transferase produces the protein MKYLLTLVLFITTVHISSAQQTFKETLKLMGSRFDITVVAKDSIEGKKFIKLAVDEIERIENLISSWDENSQTSKINRNSGIKAVEVDLELFQLIERAIAISHLTDGAFDISYASMDKIWKFDGSMKEMPSEDEIKASVEKVGFKNIILDKSKNTVFLKLKGMKIGFGAIGKGYAADKAKELLMSKGVTAGIINASGDMNTWGKQPNGSEWKVAITNPLNKNKAFALLPINNSAVVTSGNYEKFVNFNGIRYSHIIDPRTGYPSSGIISVTVFAPKAELADALATSVFVMGKDTGLDRINQLPNIECIIIDDKGNIIKSKNIEIENHHD, from the coding sequence ATGAAATACCTTCTCACATTAGTCCTATTTATAACTACTGTTCATATAAGTTCGGCCCAACAAACTTTCAAGGAAACTCTCAAGTTAATGGGTAGCCGTTTTGACATTACTGTTGTTGCAAAAGATTCTATAGAAGGAAAAAAATTTATTAAACTAGCTGTTGATGAAATTGAAAGAATTGAGAATCTTATTTCATCTTGGGATGAAAATTCGCAAACATCCAAAATTAATAGAAACTCAGGTATAAAAGCAGTAGAAGTCGACCTAGAATTATTTCAGCTTATAGAGCGAGCAATTGCTATTTCTCATCTTACAGATGGTGCTTTTGATATCAGTTATGCCTCAATGGATAAAATCTGGAAATTTGATGGCAGCATGAAAGAGATGCCAAGTGAAGATGAAATTAAAGCCTCTGTAGAAAAGGTAGGCTTTAAAAATATTATACTAGACAAATCTAAAAACACAGTCTTTTTAAAGCTTAAGGGTATGAAGATTGGTTTTGGAGCTATTGGTAAAGGTTATGCGGCAGATAAAGCTAAAGAGTTGCTTATGTCTAAAGGAGTTACTGCTGGGATTATCAATGCATCTGGAGATATGAATACCTGGGGAAAACAACCTAATGGAAGTGAATGGAAAGTTGCTATTACAAACCCTTTAAACAAGAATAAGGCGTTTGCGCTATTACCTATTAATAATAGTGCTGTGGTAACTTCAGGAAACTATGAGAAGTTTGTGAATTTTAACGGAATAAGGTATTCACACATTATTGATCCTCGAACAGGTTATCCGTCGAGTGGTATAATAAGCGTTACCGTTTTTGCACCAAAAGCTGAACTGGCAGACGCTTTGGCAACTTCTGTTTTTGTTATGGGAAAAGATACAGGTCTTGACCGCATTAATCAACTCCCAAATATTGAATGCATTATTATAGACGATAAGGGAAATATTATAAAGTCAAAAAACATCGAAATAGAAAATCATCATGATTAA
- a CDS encoding thioredoxin family protein, which produces MKIILTTLSLLFSIAIVNAQEWHTDFSEAQEIATSSNKPIILVFQGSDWCAPCIKLDKEIWSTEEFKSYAKEHYVMLKADFPRKKSNKLSEEQTEANKKLAEKYNKQGYFPFVVVLNSKGEVLGETSYKKATPKKYIEEINAFLK; this is translated from the coding sequence ATGAAGATAATACTCACTACACTATCATTGTTGTTTAGCATTGCAATAGTAAATGCACAAGAATGGCACACAGACTTTTCTGAAGCACAAGAAATTGCTACTAGCAGCAACAAGCCAATTATTTTAGTTTTTCAAGGTTCTGATTGGTGTGCTCCTTGTATAAAACTAGATAAAGAAATTTGGAGTACAGAAGAATTTAAATCCTATGCTAAAGAACATTATGTGATGCTAAAGGCAGATTTTCCAAGAAAAAAAAGCAACAAACTCTCAGAAGAACAAACAGAAGCCAACAAAAAACTTGCTGAAAAATATAATAAGCAAGGTTACTTTCCTTTTGTAGTTGTTTTAAACTCAAAAGGAGAAGTTCTTGGTGAGACGAGCTATAAAAAAGCGACACCAAAAAAGTATATCGAAGAAATAAATGCTTTTTTAAAATAA
- the dinB gene encoding DNA polymerase IV, giving the protein MLNDLPIRKIIHVDMDAFYASVEQMDDPELKGKPIAVGGGGKRGVISAASYEARQFGVKSAMSGRLAEKLCPELIFVRPRFDRYKEISNRIRKIFFDYTDLVEPLSLDEAYLDVTENKIGLPSATLIAKKIRQRIYDEVGLTASAGISINKFIAKVASDYNKPNGQKTVNPEDVLQFLEDLDIRKFYGVGKVTAEKMYQKGIFTGKDLKSKSLEYLDKNFGKSGRYYYYVVRGIHHSEVKPNRIRKSLAAERTFSENLSSEIFMLEKLDHIAEEVSKRLEKSKVAGKTITLKIKYSDFTLQTRSKTLPYFISDKSIILETAKELLYQEKLNNSVRLLGISLSNLNTDKDKQSKPIDEDKKSVSVQLKFDF; this is encoded by the coding sequence ATGCTAAACGATTTACCAATAAGAAAGATAATTCACGTAGATATGGATGCATTTTATGCTTCTGTTGAGCAAATGGATGATCCTGAACTTAAAGGTAAACCTATTGCTGTTGGTGGTGGCGGAAAACGTGGAGTTATTAGTGCTGCAAGTTACGAAGCACGACAATTTGGAGTAAAAAGCGCCATGTCTGGTCGTTTGGCAGAAAAACTCTGTCCTGAACTTATATTTGTAAGACCTCGATTTGATAGATACAAGGAAATTTCTAACCGAATACGTAAAATATTTTTTGACTACACTGATTTGGTCGAACCTTTATCTTTAGATGAAGCCTATTTAGATGTTACTGAAAACAAAATAGGGCTTCCTAGCGCTACTTTAATTGCTAAGAAGATAAGACAACGTATTTATGACGAAGTGGGCTTAACAGCTTCCGCAGGCATCTCTATCAATAAATTTATTGCTAAAGTGGCGAGTGATTATAATAAACCTAACGGACAAAAAACTGTAAATCCCGAAGATGTACTTCAATTTTTAGAAGATTTAGACATCAGAAAATTTTATGGTGTTGGTAAGGTTACTGCCGAAAAAATGTATCAAAAAGGCATATTTACCGGTAAAGATTTAAAATCTAAAAGCCTCGAATACCTAGATAAAAACTTTGGTAAATCTGGTCGTTACTACTACTATGTGGTTAGAGGAATTCATCATAGTGAAGTTAAACCAAACCGCATAAGAAAGTCCTTAGCAGCAGAGCGTACCTTTAGCGAAAACCTATCTTCGGAAATTTTTATGCTCGAAAAGTTAGATCACATTGCAGAAGAAGTTTCAAAACGTTTAGAAAAAAGCAAAGTAGCGGGAAAAACGATAACATTAAAAATTAAATACAGCGACTTTACTTTGCAAACTCGTAGTAAAACACTTCCTTATTTTATCAGCGATAAATCTATTATTCTAGAAACCGCAAAAGAGTTATTATATCAAGAAAAATTAAACAACTCTGTTCGGCTTTTGGGAATATCACTATCTAATCTAAATACTGACAAGGACAAACAATCAAAACCAATTGATGAGGATAAAAAATCTGTTAGTGTACAACTAAAGTTTGATTTTTAA